The stretch of DNA AGTTGAACACCACTTCTTGCCTTCAACCGACAATAAGTACCTAGCGCCTATACTGGCTTCTGTGGAAGAAAACCCAACCGATGAAGTGACATTGAAAGATTGGGCTGAGCGTGTCCACACCACGGAAAGAACCCTTTCTCGCCACTGCCAGACGGAGCTTGGGATGAGCTTTACAGAATGGCGATTGCGAGTGCGCTACCTCTACTCAATGGACTTGTTGAGAAACGGCCAATCGGTTAAAGAGGTCGCTCTTACATTGGGTTACAACCAAGCAAGCCCTTTTATCACCATGTTCAAACGTTACGCGAACCAAACGCCAGAACAGTATAAGAACCGTTTGTTGTAACCCGAGCTGATCTCGCATGGCTAACATGACGAGAAACCCCGACATAACTATAACGTAGTCAAAGCAACGCACCTGTTACCTAACAGGGTCGACAACGTTGCGATCATTGGTTTGTTAATGTAATCGCTTTCTACTGCTATGTCGTCAAGCCAGTAAATATCTGCAAGTAGGTGAAGATCTTCAATCAATGCTTGGCAACTTTCCTCAGTCACTTTTGAAATATCACTAGGGAAATCATCACTGAGATCGACAATGATCACTCGTTGATGCTTTTTTAGCTTCAATCTTACAATATCTTCTAAATCGGCCATGCTTTTCTCTCTGTGGAAAATAAACATCACACTTTGGCCCTCTCCGATATCGTAGATCTTATAGCGTCGATCATTGAGATAAATAATATTGAATTTCATGTTATCGATTCCTCGGGATTTAAATAATCAGCCAAAATGAAAATGTTGAGTTGGCATTAGACGTTAATTTTTAACTCAATGTCGTTTGAATTGAGTTTGCTTAACTTCACTTAAATTCTCAAAGAATTAGAGAAATTCAAATGTGAATCTCTCAAGTCATATTTGAATTTCTGTAAACCATATTCAGGACACTGTTGGTTATTTATGATCTCTGCATTCATGGTTTTCTAGGAAAGAAAACCTAATGCAGCAAAGGAGATAGGTTCAAAAAAGAATCTAAGTAGCATCAATTAACAGTTGTCAACCCAATGAAAAATATCAATAAATATCTTTTGTTATTCTCTCTTCTTGTAAACGGTTTTTTCTCAAGTTTTGCATGGTCTTCGAGCTCGATGTTGGAGGATGTGTCTGCAATAGCCAAGCTCATTTATGACAGTGAACCTCAAATTGAAGCGACGAGTGATGTCAAACAAATCAGTAATAATCAATCTCTGACGTATCGAATTACAAAGGCAGAAGCCGAAAGCGATTTGTGGTCGATTGTTATTATTGACGGACAAAGTGACGAGATAGCAGCTGGTGGTCAGCAATTGATTACTAATATCGACAATATGAATTTTCATCGAGAACTCGATGGTAGCTTACTTATCAAAATCTCGAAGTACCGACCTGGTGATGTGAACGCTACTAACTGGTTACAAGCCCCAGAAGGTAGCTTTTATCTCGTGAAGTATGTGTACTTATAGGGTAGATAACATGAAAAAAATATTTGCCTATTTCCTGCTAATTCTCTTATTGATTAGCGCTATACCGAGTTTTTTTGGCGAAAAGCCTGCATTGGTCCTTAATCACGCTGATAGTTCATTACCCATTGAGCCTTTGTTAAGCACATTAGTTAAAAATCAGATAACTCCGCTAGGTATTGAGAATCAACAAGACGAAACTACATTAATCTTTGAAAGTAAAAAAGAACAGCGAGAAGCGCAACAGGTATTGTCATTGGCGTTTCCGTTAGCTCATTCTCATTTTTCATTCGTCAGTGCAGCACCTCAGCTATTTAGCCAGGTAGGGCTAACACCCATTAACCTTGGATTAGATCTTCGTGGTGGCGTGCAGTTCATGCTGCAAGTTGAAATAGATGATAGCGTGAGAAGTTTGGTAGAAGCGACATCGACGAATGCTCGCCACGTGGCTCGTGCAGAAGGGATACGCAGTCGAATTGCTGACATAGACAACAATGGATTCTCGGTCATTATTACTAATTTAAGTAGTCGTGATTCAAACAGTATTCAAAACGTAACCGACCACATGCGTTCACAGTTTTCTGAATGGAAAATCAGTGTAAACGACAACGTATTACGTTTTTCGCTTGATGAAAGCATTAAAGAAGAGCAGGCAAGCCTCGCTATGCAGCAAACCCTAAATATTATGCGCCAGCGTATTGAAAGTTTAGGTATTACTGAGGCCGTCACCCAGCGTCAGGGGACTGACCGTATATTGATAGAGCTTCCGGGCGTTCAAGATCCTCAAGTAGCGAAGCGTGTTATTGGTGCGACGGCGACGATCTCTTTTCATACGGTTGTTGATTCAAGCCAAGCTGCACAGACTCATACTACGCGTGATGGGGAATCTGTACGCTTGTCTAGGCAACCGGTGTTAACGGGAGAGTACATTATTGGTGCATCCGCATCGGTTGGCGAGTTTGGACAACCTGAAGTGAACCTAGTGTTGAGCAGTGCGGGAGGCAGCAAAATGTCTGACTTCTCACGGAGTAACATCGGTAAACCTATGGCGACCTTATACAGCGAATATCATCAAGATCATAACAACCAACTTGTTCAACGCCATGAAGTGATCAACATTGCTACGATCCAAAGCCAATTAGGAAGTCGTTTTAGAATAACGGGTATCGGGCAAATTTCCGATGCACAAGACCTTGCGCTAATTCTACGCTCTGGGTCATTGACCGTACCTGTGACCATTATTGATGAGCAAGTGATTGGTCCAAGCCTAGGTGAAGAAAATATCCAAAAGGGTTTGCTCGCGGTGATGGTAGGTTTAGCTCTGACATTTGTGTCGATGCTGGTTTTGTACCGAAAGTTCGGTGTTATAGCTTGTGCCGCGCTTATCACCAACATTGTCATGATTGTGGGTTTCTTATCATTGATACCGGGAGCAACGCTTACTTTGCCGGGTATTGCGGGCCTTGTACTCACCATGGGCATGGCGGTTGATACTAACGTTCTAGTGTTTGAACGAATCAAAGAAGAAATGCGTTCAGGAAGACCGCTAGCAAGCGCGATACCGAGAGGTTATAAAGAGGCCAGAAGTACGATTATTGACGCAAACCTTACGTCGTTGATCACTGCGATTATTCTGTTTGCGATTGGCTATGGTGCCGTGAAGGGCTTTGCAATAACACTCGGGATTGGACTGTTGACCAGTATGTTTACGGGATTATTTTATAGCCAAATGTGGATGACAAAACTTTGGGGGTATGACAATGACAAAGTTTAACCAGTTGGTCGCTGATATTCAGTGGTCAAAAGTAAGGTGGAACGGTTTATTGGTTTCACTTGGGTTGATGTTTATATCAATTGTCCTGATATCGACCAAAGGTTTCACGCTTGGGCTTGAGTTTACCGGTGGTATCTCTCATGTTGTCAATACCGATATTCCAGTGACTTTGGAAGCGATGCAGTCAGCTTTGAATACGGTATTTGATGAATTACCCAATCTAGTGCCCGATGTTACCTACCAAACTTGGCAGTTACAGTTTCCTATTGGCGGAACGGGTGAATTGGAGTTGTTGCGGTGGTTAAGAGCTGTAGAGTTGGAGCTAGGCCATCCGCTTAATCTAGTGTCGAGCTCAGTTGTTGGCGCGCAGGTGGGTGAGCAATTATTTGAGCAAGGTGGTTTAGCCCTGATTGTTGCGTCTATCGCCATTATGTTTTACTTAACTGTGCGTTTTGAATGGCGATTAGCTCTGGGCGCGATTGTTGCTCTACTGCATGATGTGCTGGTGGTTTCTAGCATTATTTGTGGTGTTTTCGATTGAATTTAATCTCACCGCTCTTGCTGCATTGCTTGCTGTTGTGGGTTATTCGCTCAATGACTCTATTGTTATCGGAGACCGAATTCGTGAGTACCTGACCCGTAGACCGAATCAGAGTACCAGTGAATCTACGGATCAAGCGATACGATCGTCATTGTTTAGGACTCTAGTAACGTCTGGAACCACGTTATTGACGGTAAGCAGTATTGGCCTTATCGCAGGTGGTACATTAAGTGGGTTTGCGTTTGCATTGTTCGCTGGGATTATTGTGGGCACTTGGTCTTCATTAGTGATCGGTACAGCAATACCGGAAAGGATCGGTTTGTCTTCTGAGCATTATAAGCCCAAAGCTCCTTTGTTAGATGAAGGCGGTAATCCTATTCATAGTGAATAGTCCACCGTTTATAGCTAATAGCTAATTGAAAACTTATGGCTCCTATATTGGAGCCTTTTTTGTGTCAAAGGAATTATTCATCATCTTTCATCTAATGTACCAAATATGCTCTTAGATTTTATATTTCCTATGGGTGACTATTTGGGATGTTATGAAAATTTAAAATAGTAGTGTGCTCATTTTATCGAATGATATGTATGTTTATTAACAATTTACAGTGAGCTCTATTTTGAATTTCTGTAATTCGTCGTAAACAATAGCGGGTTAGGTACAATTTACTCGACATTAAATATTGAGGAACACATTATGAAAAAAATTGTATTAACTATCTCTGCTATTTTACCTTTAACTCTTTCAGCTTTTGCGAATGCAAACCAGAACATCGACTTTTCAAACCCAGTGTCGACTTATTCTTATGCGAACCTAGGTTATGATAGTGATGGTTTTACAGCTGGCATTGCTGCAA from Vibrio splendidus encodes:
- the secD gene encoding protein translocase subunit SecD translates to MKKIFAYFLLILLLISAIPSFFGEKPALVLNHADSSLPIEPLLSTLVKNQITPLGIENQQDETTLIFESKKEQREAQQVLSLAFPLAHSHFSFVSAAPQLFSQVGLTPINLGLDLRGGVQFMLQVEIDDSVRSLVEATSTNARHVARAEGIRSRIADIDNNGFSVIITNLSSRDSNSIQNVTDHMRSQFSEWKISVNDNVLRFSLDESIKEEQASLAMQQTLNIMRQRIESLGITEAVTQRQGTDRILIELPGVQDPQVAKRVIGATATISFHTVVDSSQAAQTHTTRDGESVRLSRQPVLTGEYIIGASASVGEFGQPEVNLVLSSAGGSKMSDFSRSNIGKPMATLYSEYHQDHNNQLVQRHEVINIATIQSQLGSRFRITGIGQISDAQDLALILRSGSLTVPVTIIDEQVIGPSLGEENIQKGLLAVMVGLALTFVSMLVLYRKFGVIACAALITNIVMIVGFLSLIPGATLTLPGIAGLVLTMGMAVDTNVLVFERIKEEMRSGRPLASAIPRGYKEARSTIIDANLTSLITAIILFAIGYGAVKGFAITLGIGLLTSMFTGLFYSQMWMTKLWGYDNDKV
- a CDS encoding DUF1214 domain-containing protein, whose amino-acid sequence is MKNINKYLLLFSLLVNGFFSSFAWSSSSMLEDVSAIAKLIYDSEPQIEATSDVKQISNNQSLTYRITKAEAESDLWSIVIIDGQSDEIAAGGQQLITNIDNMNFHRELDGSLLIKISKYRPGDVNATNWLQAPEGSFYLVKYVYL